Proteins encoded in a region of the Trueperaceae bacterium genome:
- a CDS encoding gamma-glutamyltransferase family protein: protein MQLSFDLPYPSQRPLVMAGNVVAASQPLAAQAGLSMLQAGGNAVDAAVAAAAAMTVVEPTGNGLGSDAFAIVWDGSRLHGLNASGRAPTALTAGHLEGADGAPPRGWGSVTVPGAVSAWVELSARFGRLPFEALLEPAVRYARDGFRVTPVTARAWGFAEKTFAAPRFAEFRRGFLPGGRAPRAGELFRFSDQAATLERIGATRGEAFYRGELADAMSDDARRHGAPLAFEDLASHRADWVGTVQQAYGGYELHEIPPNGQGIAALQTLGILRHLRLGEYPVDSTMSLHLQIEATKLAFADAYAYVADADHMRVRTEQLLDPAYLEARAGLVDPRRAQAPGYGTPPAGGTIYLTTADAAGMMVSFIQSNYHGFGSGVVVPGTGISLQNRGAGFSLDPKHPNHVAGGKRPFHTIIPAFLTQGGAPRMSFGVMGGPMQPQGHVQMVVRLVDHAQNPQAAADAPRWRVMGGLEVALEDGFPAETVAGLEALGHVVRRSKVGEDFGFGGAQLAYRLDGGGYVAGSDPRKDGQAVGY, encoded by the coding sequence ATGCAGCTGAGCTTCGACCTCCCCTACCCGTCGCAACGCCCTTTGGTCATGGCCGGGAACGTCGTGGCGGCCTCGCAGCCGCTCGCGGCGCAGGCCGGCCTGAGCATGCTCCAGGCCGGCGGCAACGCCGTTGACGCCGCCGTGGCGGCCGCCGCCGCCATGACGGTGGTGGAGCCGACCGGCAACGGCCTGGGCTCCGACGCCTTCGCCATCGTGTGGGACGGGAGTCGGCTGCACGGCCTGAACGCCTCGGGGCGAGCGCCCACGGCCCTGACCGCCGGCCACCTGGAGGGCGCCGACGGGGCGCCGCCACGGGGGTGGGGTTCCGTCACCGTGCCGGGCGCCGTCTCCGCCTGGGTAGAGCTCTCCGCGCGGTTCGGGCGGCTCCCCTTCGAGGCGCTGCTGGAGCCGGCCGTGCGCTACGCCCGCGACGGGTTCCGCGTCACGCCGGTCACTGCGAGGGCGTGGGGGTTCGCCGAGAAGACGTTCGCGGCGCCTCGGTTCGCGGAGTTCCGGCGCGGCTTCCTGCCGGGCGGCCGAGCGCCGCGAGCGGGCGAGCTGTTCCGCTTCAGCGACCAGGCCGCGACGCTCGAGCGCATCGGCGCCACCCGGGGGGAGGCGTTCTACCGCGGCGAGCTGGCGGACGCCATGAGCGACGACGCCAGGCGGCACGGCGCGCCGCTCGCCTTCGAGGACCTGGCGAGCCACCGCGCCGATTGGGTGGGGACGGTGCAGCAGGCGTACGGCGGTTACGAGCTGCACGAGATACCACCGAACGGCCAGGGCATCGCCGCCCTGCAGACGCTCGGCATCCTCCGGCACCTGCGGCTCGGCGAGTACCCGGTCGACAGCACCATGAGCCTGCACCTGCAGATCGAGGCGACGAAGCTCGCGTTCGCGGACGCCTACGCGTACGTGGCCGACGCAGACCACATGCGCGTGCGGACGGAGCAACTCCTGGACCCGGCCTACCTCGAGGCGCGCGCCGGGCTCGTCGACCCGCGCCGCGCGCAGGCGCCGGGCTACGGCACGCCGCCCGCCGGGGGCACCATCTACCTGACGACGGCGGACGCGGCCGGCATGATGGTCTCCTTCATCCAGTCCAACTACCACGGCTTCGGGTCCGGGGTCGTGGTGCCGGGCACGGGCATCTCCCTGCAGAACCGCGGGGCCGGGTTCAGCCTCGACCCGAAGCACCCGAACCACGTGGCGGGCGGCAAGCGGCCGTTCCACACGATCATCCCGGCGTTCCTGACGCAGGGTGGCGCGCCGCGCATGAGCTTCGGGGTGATGGGCGGGCCGATGCAGCCGCAGGGGCACGTGCAGATGGTCGTGCGCCTCGTGGATCACGCTCAGAACCCGCAGGCCGCCGCGGACGCGCCGCGCTGGCGGGTCATGGGTGGCCTCGAGGTCGCGTTGGAGGACGGTTTCCCGGCGGAGACGGTGGCGGGCCTCGAGGCGCTCGGTCACGTGGTGCGGCGCTCGAAGGTCGGGGAGGACTTCGGTTTCGGCGGGGCCCAGCTGGCCTACCGCCTGGACGGCGGCGGTTACGTGGCGGGCAGCGACCCGCGCAAGGACGGGCAGGCGGTCGGTTACTGA
- a CDS encoding Gfo/Idh/MocA family oxidoreductase, whose amino-acid sequence MQRHVARPLGFHGGGDPVAPTGEPLRWGVVATGKIAHTVTAQLARLEDARLRAVSSRDAIKAAAFATMYGFEASYSDVPGLSGHEALADDPHVDVVYVATPHGQHHRVAASLLAAGKHVLIEKAFTVTGAEAADLVAIARSRGVFLMEAVWTRFLPAYQAALDVVESGELGEVRYVQADMGFMAERDPRTRLWAPVDGGGALLDLAVYPLTWVIGALGLPHAVQAIGRVNAEGVDELSALTCGYPGGELAHVIASFVSSSTRRARIVGTEGYLETDAPLTRPDGFTVVARGEERHESVPSGPEPYTFQLREVTRCVQEGRLESPTMPLADTVATMRLFDEVRRQLGVRLPNDEAGLGAPKPAT is encoded by the coding sequence ATGCAGCGTCACGTCGCCAGGCCCCTCGGGTTCCACGGTGGCGGCGACCCCGTGGCGCCCACGGGCGAGCCACTGAGGTGGGGCGTGGTCGCGACCGGCAAGATCGCCCACACGGTGACGGCGCAACTGGCGCGGCTAGAGGACGCGCGCTTGCGGGCCGTGAGCAGCCGCGACGCCATCAAGGCGGCGGCCTTCGCCACCATGTACGGCTTCGAGGCGAGCTACTCGGACGTGCCCGGCCTGAGCGGTCACGAGGCGCTGGCCGACGACCCCCACGTCGACGTCGTCTACGTCGCCACGCCGCACGGTCAGCACCACCGGGTCGCCGCATCGCTGTTGGCCGCCGGCAAGCACGTCCTGATCGAGAAGGCGTTCACGGTGACCGGGGCGGAGGCAGCCGATCTCGTGGCCATCGCGCGGTCCAGGGGCGTGTTCCTCATGGAGGCGGTGTGGACCCGGTTCCTGCCCGCCTACCAGGCGGCGCTCGACGTGGTCGAGAGCGGCGAGCTGGGCGAGGTCAGGTACGTGCAGGCCGACATGGGCTTCATGGCCGAGCGCGACCCGCGCACCCGCTTGTGGGCCCCGGTCGATGGCGGGGGAGCGCTCCTCGACCTGGCCGTCTACCCGCTCACCTGGGTGATCGGCGCCCTCGGCCTGCCGCACGCCGTCCAGGCGATCGGGCGGGTGAACGCGGAGGGCGTCGACGAGCTGAGCGCCCTCACCTGCGGCTACCCCGGCGGCGAACTGGCGCACGTGATCGCCTCTTTCGTGTCGAGCAGCACGCGCCGAGCGCGCATCGTGGGCACGGAGGGGTACCTGGAGACCGACGCACCGCTCACCCGGCCCGACGGCTTCACCGTCGTGGCGCGAGGCGAGGAGCGCCACGAGAGCGTCCCGTCCGGCCCCGAGCCGTACACCTTCCAGCTCCGAGAGGTGACGCGTTGCGTGCAGGAGGGAAGGCTGGAGAGCCCGACGATGCCGCTCGCGGACACGGTGGCGACGATGCGGCTGTTCGACGAGGTCAGGCGGCAGCTGGGCGTGCGGTTGCCGAACGACGAGGCGGGGCTGGGCGCCCCGAAACCAGCTACCTGA
- a CDS encoding MFS transporter, which produces MAFHGWRIAWALAVTQTVGYGVLYYAYSVFTVPMELELGLGRAATSGAFSVALLLSGVAAAPIGRWVDARGARVPMSAGSLLGAVAVFAWSHAASAPALYAAQAAVGLAMGLTLYDVAFTVLAAWFRRDRIRAMLLVTMVAGLASTIFVPVATLALEELGWRAALRLLALVLALTCVPLHALVLRDRPRRLGLEPDGSPLPSPAGTGAVRPPPDGDARLALRSSLFWWLTAAFVLDRLAIVAVAAHVVPLLLERGATPGSVALVAGSIGLVQVAGRVVFAPATRVANLYTLATATYLTRVVALVTLLVLTGAAGMWVFAVLFGLANGASTLARAGLVGEAFGATHYGAINGSMAAFIAVAQTAAPLGVGALRMQTGSYAAAVATLAVAGVLAAVATRRAGRRARLDAAGA; this is translated from the coding sequence ATGGCGTTCCACGGTTGGCGCATCGCCTGGGCGTTGGCCGTGACGCAGACCGTCGGCTACGGCGTCCTCTACTACGCCTACAGCGTGTTCACGGTGCCCATGGAGCTCGAGCTGGGCCTCGGCCGGGCGGCGACCTCGGGCGCCTTCTCCGTGGCGCTCCTGCTGTCGGGCGTGGCGGCCGCGCCGATCGGGCGATGGGTCGACGCGCGCGGGGCGCGCGTGCCCATGAGCGCGGGATCGCTCCTCGGGGCGGTGGCCGTGTTCGCCTGGTCCCACGCCGCTTCCGCCCCGGCGCTGTATGCAGCCCAGGCCGCGGTGGGCCTGGCCATGGGTCTCACCCTCTACGACGTCGCCTTCACCGTCCTGGCCGCGTGGTTCCGCCGCGACCGCATCCGGGCCATGCTGCTCGTGACCATGGTGGCGGGCCTGGCCAGCACGATCTTCGTGCCGGTCGCCACGCTGGCGCTCGAGGAGCTCGGTTGGCGCGCGGCCTTGAGGCTCCTCGCGCTGGTCCTCGCCCTCACCTGCGTGCCCCTTCACGCCCTGGTGCTGCGCGACCGCCCGCGCCGGTTGGGGCTCGAGCCCGACGGCTCTCCCCTCCCCTCTCCGGCGGGAACCGGTGCGGTGCGGCCGCCACCCGACGGCGACGCGCGGTTGGCGTTGCGCTCGTCGCTCTTCTGGTGGCTGACGGCGGCGTTCGTGCTGGACCGGCTCGCCATCGTCGCGGTGGCGGCACACGTCGTTCCGCTCCTGCTGGAACGCGGCGCGACGCCGGGCAGCGTCGCCCTGGTGGCCGGGAGCATCGGGCTCGTGCAGGTGGCCGGGCGCGTGGTCTTCGCGCCCGCCACGCGCGTCGCCAACCTGTACACGCTGGCGACGGCGACCTACCTGACGCGCGTCGTGGCGCTGGTCACGCTGCTGGTGCTCACCGGCGCGGCCGGGATGTGGGTGTTCGCGGTGCTGTTCGGACTCGCCAACGGCGCGAGCACCCTGGCGCGCGCGGGATTGGTCGGGGAGGCGTTCGGCGCCACCCACTACGGCGCCATCAACGGCAGCATGGCGGCGTTCATAGCCGTGGCGCAGACCGCGGCCCCGCTCGGGGTGGGCGCCCTCCGCATGCAGACCGGGTCGTACGCGGCGGCCGTGGCGACCCTGGCGGTGGCCGGCGTGCTGGCGGCAGTTGCGACGCGACGGGCCGGCAGGCGCGCGCGGCTCGACGCCGCGGGAGCGTGA
- the ggt gene encoding gamma-glutamyltransferase — protein sequence MTGSRVGRLLALCLLGALPLAPALAKSPAPVQAKNGMVVTAQHLASQVGLDVLKQGGNAVDAAVAVGYALAVTLPSSGNIGGGGFMLVHTADGQDIFINFREKASLNATKDMYLDAQGEVIPGASTRSWLGIGVPGTVMGLEYAREKYGTMSREALLAPAIALARDGFVLVPGDDILNVPLDAFRAEPNVAAIFLKDGERYQVGDTIVQAQLADTLQLISDQGPDAFYKGPIADAIVAASEANGGILSKEDFENYTVSEYDPVTCDYRGYVVISSPPPSSGGTIICEILNILEGYPIGYLGFNSAQTVHFMVEAMRHAYVDRNTYLGDPEFVDNPLERLLSKDYAAQIRDRIVRNRATPSSEVMPGTPPHEGTNTNHYSIVDADGNAVAVTYTINLGFGVKKIAGDTGFLLNNELDDFTVKPGVPNAYGLVQGEANAVAPGKTPLSSMSPTVITKDGEVFMVTGSPGGSRIITITLESIMNVIDHGMDVQEAIDAPRIHHQWLPDTLYVEKYALSADTRAILEQMGHSISEGGSWGSAEAILRDLATGTLYGANDSRRPQGAALGY from the coding sequence ATGACGGGTTCACGTGTTGGTAGGTTGCTCGCCCTGTGCCTGCTCGGCGCGCTGCCGCTCGCGCCGGCGCTGGCGAAATCGCCCGCTCCGGTCCAGGCCAAGAACGGCATGGTCGTGACCGCGCAGCACCTGGCCAGCCAGGTGGGGCTCGACGTGCTCAAGCAGGGGGGCAACGCGGTCGATGCCGCCGTGGCAGTGGGTTACGCGCTGGCCGTCACCCTGCCGAGCTCGGGGAACATCGGCGGCGGCGGCTTCATGCTCGTGCACACGGCCGACGGTCAGGACATCTTCATCAACTTCCGGGAGAAGGCGAGCCTCAACGCCACGAAGGACATGTACCTCGACGCGCAGGGCGAGGTCATCCCGGGCGCCAGCACCAGGTCGTGGCTGGGGATCGGCGTGCCAGGCACGGTCATGGGCCTCGAGTACGCGCGCGAGAAGTACGGGACGATGAGCCGCGAGGCGTTGTTGGCGCCCGCCATCGCCCTCGCGCGCGACGGCTTCGTGCTCGTGCCGGGCGACGACATCCTGAACGTGCCGCTCGATGCGTTCCGCGCCGAGCCCAACGTGGCCGCCATCTTCCTCAAGGACGGCGAGCGCTACCAGGTGGGCGACACCATCGTCCAGGCCCAACTGGCCGACACGTTGCAGCTCATCTCCGACCAGGGTCCCGACGCGTTCTACAAGGGTCCCATCGCGGACGCCATCGTGGCCGCCAGCGAGGCGAACGGCGGCATCCTCTCCAAGGAGGACTTCGAGAACTACACCGTCAGCGAGTACGACCCCGTGACCTGCGACTACCGCGGCTACGTGGTGATCTCCTCGCCCCCGCCCAGCTCGGGCGGCACCATCATCTGCGAGATCTTGAACATCCTCGAGGGTTACCCGATCGGTTACCTGGGGTTCAACTCGGCACAGACGGTCCACTTCATGGTGGAGGCGATGCGCCACGCCTACGTCGACCGCAACACCTACCTCGGTGACCCCGAGTTCGTGGACAACCCGCTGGAGCGGCTCCTGTCGAAGGATTACGCGGCGCAGATCCGCGACCGCATCGTCCGCAACCGCGCGACGCCCTCCAGCGAGGTGATGCCCGGCACGCCGCCCCACGAGGGCACGAACACGAACCACTACTCCATCGTCGACGCCGACGGCAACGCCGTGGCGGTCACGTACACGATCAACCTCGGCTTCGGCGTCAAGAAGATCGCCGGCGACACGGGCTTCCTGCTCAACAACGAGCTCGACGACTTCACGGTCAAGCCAGGCGTGCCGAACGCCTACGGGCTCGTGCAGGGCGAGGCCAACGCCGTGGCGCCGGGCAAGACGCCCCTCTCCTCGATGTCGCCCACCGTCATCACCAAGGACGGCGAGGTGTTCATGGTCACGGGCAGCCCGGGCGGCTCACGCATCATCACCATCACCCTCGAGTCGATCATGAACGTCATCGACCACGGCATGGACGTGCAGGAGGCGATCGACGCGCCGCGCATCCACCACCAGTGGCTGCCCGACACCCTCTACGTCGAGAAGTACGCCCTCTCGGCCGACACGCGCGCCATCCTCGAACAGATGGGGCACAGCATCAGCGAGGGTGGCAGTTGGGGGTCGGCGGAGGCCATCCTCCGCGACCTCGCGACCGGCACCCTCTACGGCGCCAACGACAGCCGCCGGCCGCAAGGGGCGGCCCTCGGCTACTGA
- a CDS encoding SOS response-associated peptidase: MCGRYTLYHHEDDLASLFEVETFPLEERYNIAPTQYVPVVRARLDGSRELDSMRWGLIPHWVKEPKEFKANLFNARAESAADKPSFRDAMRKGRCLLPASGFYEWKQEGPRKQPYFIRRTDGAPLALAGLYAHWGRGEGALLSCTILTTDANGDVAALHDRMPLILERTDWSRWLDPGEVEPRNVLDLLAVPAEGRLESWPVGREVGDARSEGPQLVARQ, from the coding sequence ATGTGCGGCCGCTACACCCTCTACCACCACGAGGACGACCTCGCGAGCCTGTTCGAGGTCGAGACCTTCCCGCTCGAGGAGCGCTACAACATCGCGCCCACCCAGTACGTGCCGGTCGTCAGGGCCAGGCTGGACGGCAGCCGCGAGCTCGACAGCATGCGCTGGGGCCTCATCCCACACTGGGTGAAGGAGCCGAAGGAGTTCAAGGCCAACCTCTTCAACGCGCGCGCCGAGAGCGCCGCCGACAAGCCGTCGTTCCGGGACGCGATGCGCAAGGGGCGCTGCCTGCTGCCGGCCAGCGGCTTCTACGAGTGGAAGCAGGAGGGTCCCAGGAAGCAGCCGTACTTCATCCGGCGCACCGACGGCGCCCCCCTCGCCCTCGCCGGGCTCTACGCCCACTGGGGCAGGGGAGAGGGCGCCCTCCTCAGCTGCACGATCCTCACCACGGACGCTAACGGCGACGTGGCGGCCCTGCACGACCGCATGCCGCTCATCCTGGAGCGGACCGACTGGTCCAGGTGGCTGGACCCGGGCGAGGTCGAACCGCGGAACGTTCTGGACCTCCTCGCCGTTCCCGCCGAGGGGCGCCTGGAGTCGTGGCCCGTCGGCCGCGAGGTGGGCGACGCGCGCTCCGAGGGGCCGCAGCTCGTGGCGCGGCAGTAA
- a CDS encoding replication initiation protein — protein sequence MSTELYTDTRSHGPDGGADEAARGGLVEPLAGGGRPQRARGRQRGSGRGGTRKSAERRSGSALAVTQGNPLALSRQEMGILTKRLLVLALSDITKEDLTLEPIRITAWEYAQLFNISGKSIYSRIEESARELLEQTIQIKEPNGDWVMFQWVSEARYDNGRERGQMAAIEIKIHDRLKPYLLQLRRDFSIIPTEQLLSFESFNSMRLFEVLYTASYAGERNQLIFDVDDLKLRLGLDGKYERFKDFRYVLDKAQEEFAAYTCLAFDYEPHKVGRKFQRVSFTIRRNDVFQPRVRLPASLAKRVAQSADKEQLLKELQAADALREVGWTQDPERTVARYGAQRVLDVIAYAKVLQGRAEQAGRPIFNLGGFVHSLLQQGIEPPKQEAQGATGPQPMTKEQARTVAAAVADALHRACRERAEAAWRELTPDQRDLLHTLMQATVHRFTLERIEADGWRGPLYEATRMDVMTTHNFLTLPPHLRDMNAYLKTYDPLAEYDADDRAKVMAELDEMQ from the coding sequence ATGAGTACCGAGCTGTACACCGACACACGGTCGCACGGGCCCGACGGCGGCGCGGACGAGGCGGCTCGTGGCGGCCTGGTCGAGCCACTTGCCGGCGGCGGAAGGCCGCAGCGCGCGCGCGGGCGGCAGCGCGGCTCGGGTCGAGGCGGGACCCGCAAGTCCGCCGAGAGGCGGAGCGGCAGCGCCTTGGCCGTCACGCAAGGCAACCCGCTCGCGCTCAGCCGGCAGGAGATGGGCATCCTCACCAAGCGCCTGCTCGTGCTCGCCCTGTCCGACATCACCAAGGAAGACCTCACGCTCGAGCCCATCCGCATCACCGCCTGGGAGTACGCGCAACTCTTCAACATCAGCGGCAAGAGCATCTACTCGCGCATCGAGGAGTCGGCCCGGGAACTTCTCGAGCAGACGATCCAGATCAAGGAGCCCAACGGCGACTGGGTGATGTTCCAGTGGGTGTCCGAGGCGCGCTACGACAACGGCCGCGAGCGCGGCCAGATGGCCGCCATCGAGATCAAGATCCACGACCGCCTCAAGCCGTACCTCCTGCAACTCAGGCGCGACTTCAGCATCATCCCCACCGAGCAGCTCCTGTCGTTCGAGAGCTTCAACAGCATGCGGCTGTTCGAGGTCCTCTACACCGCCAGCTACGCGGGCGAGCGCAACCAGCTCATCTTCGACGTGGACGACCTCAAGTTGAGACTCGGGCTCGACGGCAAGTACGAACGGTTCAAGGACTTCCGCTACGTGCTCGACAAGGCGCAGGAGGAGTTCGCCGCCTACACCTGCCTGGCGTTCGACTACGAACCGCACAAGGTCGGCCGCAAGTTCCAGCGCGTCTCCTTCACCATCAGGCGCAACGACGTCTTCCAACCCCGCGTCAGGCTCCCGGCCAGCCTCGCCAAGCGCGTGGCTCAGAGCGCTGACAAGGAACAGCTCCTCAAGGAGCTCCAGGCTGCCGACGCGCTGCGCGAGGTCGGCTGGACGCAGGACCCGGAGCGCACCGTCGCCCGCTACGGCGCGCAACGCGTCCTCGACGTGATCGCGTACGCCAAGGTGCTGCAGGGTCGCGCCGAGCAGGCGGGGCGCCCGATCTTCAACCTCGGCGGGTTCGTCCACAGCCTGTTGCAGCAGGGCATCGAACCGCCCAAGCAGGAGGCGCAAGGCGCCACGGGACCGCAACCGATGACGAAGGAGCAGGCGCGCACGGTGGCCGCGGCAGTGGCCGACGCCCTGCACCGCGCGTGCCGCGAACGGGCCGAGGCCGCCTGGCGCGAGCTCACGCCCGACCAGCGCGACCTGCTGCACACGCTCATGCAGGCCACGGTGCACCGGTTCACGCTCGAGCGCATCGAGGCCGACGGGTGGCGCGGCCCGCTCTACGAGGCCACGAGGATGGACGTCATGACCACCCACAACTTCCTCACCCTGCCGCCGCACCTGCGTGACATGAACGCCTACCTCAAGACGTACGACCCGCTGGCCGAGTACGACGCCGACGATCGCGCCAAGGTCATGGCCGAACTCGACGAGATGCAGTAG
- a CDS encoding ParA family protein, whose protein sequence is MKVVTFFNHAGGVAKTSTARDVGYVLSELGRRVLLIDVDPQANLTRWLGVDDDVSLARTIYPAVLGESDRDEGRGAAAAAAKGAADEELALPEPLRVHGMDLIPSNLNLAILEREILSVFMGVVRLREAVRRLEGYDYVLIDPPPSLGQLSALAVVAADRVVVPLPTNRKGLDGIPTVIRMVREYRKAARGLDIALFVLTQHDRRTRHDREVLEAIRNQLTAVAPVSTPLGSRPAYYSDAQVQGMPISLYAKGSEADREIRQVTAELLAQLEGGARG, encoded by the coding sequence GTGAAGGTTGTCACGTTCTTCAATCACGCCGGGGGCGTCGCCAAGACGAGCACGGCGCGCGACGTCGGCTACGTGTTGAGCGAGCTCGGGCGGCGGGTGCTGCTCATCGACGTTGACCCGCAAGCGAACCTGACGAGGTGGTTGGGTGTCGACGACGACGTGTCGCTCGCGCGGACGATCTACCCCGCCGTGCTCGGCGAGTCCGACCGCGACGAAGGCCGCGGCGCCGCGGCCGCGGCGGCGAAGGGGGCCGCAGACGAGGAGTTGGCGCTGCCGGAGCCCCTGCGGGTGCACGGCATGGACCTCATCCCGAGCAACTTGAACCTTGCCATCCTGGAGCGGGAGATCCTGAGCGTGTTCATGGGTGTCGTCAGGTTGCGGGAGGCGGTGCGCCGGCTCGAGGGTTACGACTACGTGCTCATCGATCCGCCGCCGAGCCTCGGGCAGCTCTCCGCTCTGGCCGTGGTGGCCGCCGACCGTGTCGTGGTGCCGCTACCGACGAACCGCAAGGGGCTCGACGGGATCCCGACCGTGATCCGGATGGTGCGGGAGTACCGCAAGGCGGCGCGGGGCCTCGACATCGCGCTCTTCGTCCTGACGCAGCACGACCGCAGGACGCGCCACGATCGGGAGGTCCTGGAGGCGATCCGCAACCAACTGACGGCTGTCGCGCCGGTGTCGACGCCGCTAGGAAGCCGGCCGGCGTACTACTCGGATGCTCAAGTGCAGGGGATGCCCATCTCGCTCTACGCCAAGGGTAGCGAGGCCGACCGCGAGATACGGCAGGTGACCGCGGAGTTGCTGGCGCAGCTCGAGGGAGGCGCGCGTGGCTAG
- a CDS encoding ParB/RepB/Spo0J family partition protein, with the protein MARKRKQDIDRAAVFEAILGDLGPEQAAEAAGSVALAELVYNPQQPRKHFAQAALADLAESIREKGVLEPIIVRRVAAGYEVVAGERRARAARQVGLEAIPAIVVELSDREALEIAITENLQREDLNAVEETEAVLGLLELALDVDRARVQALLQDIYNEERGRAGGAARDLAKREEAKALFRRLGRFTVSSFVTNRLPILDFPPRLLDVVRNGELAFTKAQAIARLEDEAAQRRLLAEAIDRELSLSQIRRRITELREGEGGAEPERPVSADTQRLVAGTKRLLNHKRLATLAPAKLERVTALLDELRRLLG; encoded by the coding sequence GTGGCTAGGAAGCGGAAGCAGGACATCGACCGCGCCGCTGTGTTCGAGGCGATCCTCGGGGACCTGGGGCCGGAACAGGCGGCAGAGGCGGCCGGTTCCGTTGCGCTGGCCGAACTCGTCTACAACCCGCAGCAGCCGCGGAAGCACTTCGCGCAGGCGGCGCTGGCCGACCTGGCGGAGAGCATCAGGGAGAAGGGGGTGCTCGAACCCATCATCGTTCGCCGCGTCGCGGCCGGCTACGAGGTGGTGGCGGGCGAGCGGCGGGCGCGCGCGGCGCGCCAGGTCGGACTCGAGGCGATCCCCGCCATCGTCGTCGAGCTGAGCGACCGCGAGGCGCTCGAGATCGCCATCACGGAGAACCTGCAGCGCGAGGACCTCAACGCCGTCGAGGAGACGGAGGCCGTGCTAGGCCTCCTGGAACTCGCGCTCGACGTGGATCGCGCGCGGGTGCAGGCGCTGCTGCAGGACATCTACAACGAGGAGCGGGGGAGGGCCGGTGGCGCCGCGCGGGACCTCGCGAAACGGGAGGAGGCGAAGGCGCTCTTCCGGCGGCTCGGTCGGTTCACGGTGTCGTCGTTCGTGACCAACCGGCTGCCCATACTGGACTTCCCGCCCAGGCTACTCGACGTGGTGCGGAACGGCGAACTCGCGTTCACCAAGGCGCAGGCGATAGCGAGGCTCGAGGACGAGGCCGCCCAGAGGCGGCTGCTGGCCGAGGCGATCGACCGCGAGTTGTCGCTGAGCCAGATCAGGCGGCGCATAACGGAGTTGCGGGAGGGGGAGGGGGGGGCCGAGCCCGAGCGACCCGTGTCGGCCGACACGCAGCGCCTCGTGGCCGGCACGAAGCGGCTCCTCAACCACAAGCGGCTCGCCACCCTCGCGCCGGCGAAGCTGGAGCGCGTCACCGCGCTCCTCGACGAGTTGCGCCGACTCCTGGGCTGA
- a CDS encoding peroxiredoxin, translated as MLSVGDMAPDFTLEDQDGRQHSLSGLRGSWVVVYFYPKDDTPGCTTEACQFRDALPRFEGVGAKVLGVSADDRASHAAFAAKHDLNFPLLVDPDHETLSAYGAWRDKGKGGEVRMGVARSSYLIDPQGRIARAWDGVKPDGHAEQVRAAIEEARALV; from the coding sequence ATGTTGAGTGTAGGCGACATGGCCCCCGATTTCACGTTGGAAGACCAGGACGGTCGGCAGCACAGCCTCTCGGGGTTGCGAGGTTCATGGGTGGTCGTGTACTTCTACCCGAAGGACGACACGCCGGGTTGCACCACGGAGGCGTGCCAGTTCCGGGACGCGTTGCCGCGGTTCGAGGGTGTTGGCGCCAAGGTGCTGGGCGTGTCGGCCGACGACAGGGCGAGCCACGCGGCCTTCGCCGCCAAGCACGACCTCAACTTCCCGCTGCTCGTGGACCCGGACCACGAGACGCTCAGCGCGTACGGCGCCTGGCGCGACAAGGGCAAGGGCGGAGAGGTCAGGATGGGCGTGGCGCGCTCGTCGTACCTCATCGACCCGCAGGGCCGGATCGCGCGGGCGTGGGACGGGGTGAAGCCAGACGGACATGCCGAGCAGGTCAGGGCGGCCATCGAGGAGGCGCGCGCCCTGGTCTGA